In Streptomyces sp. NBC_00483, a single window of DNA contains:
- a CDS encoding PucR family transcriptional regulator: MHNSEGQGRSGLPPTSPRIAELAGQCLDNVDDLIGDWLEMVGPLRTSYATQVPDVQFRDSAWQAFELLLRTVARLPVPPHITDVSRRVGEERARQGVPLDALLEAARLDFRVVWQALVNRARPEDMADLAGSAYHVWEAVERHVTGIMTAYQRTVLEMGRREEDERRMWFARLLETEGRNPTVVRDAGRALGLADDGRFLCAASSAAAGPGLHRAGLTLRGAGAAVQQQMVGGDAVLVVQLSGRITRPYVLDQLQDSPCGVAPQAAGLAAVPRATVLAVATAQVLPADTRSPRLLEDSWLDVLAHRAGDFGRDLAADVLGALRGPGVTRTEADRLLHTVRIHLSGSGSIADTADALYCHRNTVQHRFNRFHELTGRDLRRPADAALLAVALRVR, translated from the coding sequence ATGCACAATTCCGAAGGTCAGGGCCGCTCCGGCCTGCCCCCGACCTCGCCGCGCATCGCGGAACTCGCCGGGCAGTGCCTGGACAATGTGGACGACCTGATCGGCGACTGGCTGGAGATGGTCGGCCCGCTGCGCACCTCGTACGCGACCCAGGTGCCGGACGTCCAGTTCCGCGATTCGGCCTGGCAGGCCTTCGAGCTGCTGCTCCGCACGGTGGCGCGGCTCCCGGTGCCACCGCACATCACGGACGTCTCACGGCGGGTCGGCGAGGAGCGGGCCCGGCAGGGCGTCCCGCTCGACGCCCTGCTTGAGGCGGCGCGGCTCGACTTCCGGGTGGTGTGGCAGGCGCTCGTGAACCGGGCGCGACCCGAGGACATGGCCGATCTGGCGGGCTCTGCGTACCACGTGTGGGAGGCGGTCGAGCGGCATGTCACGGGCATCATGACGGCGTATCAGCGCACGGTCCTGGAGATGGGGCGCCGCGAGGAGGACGAGCGGCGCATGTGGTTCGCCCGGCTCCTGGAGACGGAGGGCCGCAACCCGACCGTCGTACGCGACGCGGGCCGCGCCCTGGGCCTCGCGGACGACGGCCGGTTCCTGTGCGCGGCGTCCTCCGCGGCTGCCGGGCCAGGACTGCACCGTGCGGGTCTGACACTGCGCGGGGCGGGAGCGGCGGTGCAGCAGCAGATGGTCGGCGGGGACGCGGTCCTGGTGGTGCAGCTCAGCGGCCGGATCACCCGCCCGTACGTCCTGGACCAGCTGCAGGACTCGCCGTGCGGGGTGGCCCCGCAGGCGGCCGGGCTCGCCGCCGTGCCGCGGGCCACGGTGCTCGCGGTGGCGACGGCGCAGGTGCTGCCCGCCGACACGCGCTCGCCGCGCCTCCTGGAGGACAGCTGGCTGGACGTCCTCGCCCACCGCGCCGGTGACTTCGGCCGCGACCTGGCCGCGGATGTGCTGGGCGCACTGCGCGGGCCCGGTGTCACCCGCACCGAGGCGGACCGTCTGCTGCACACCGTCCGCATCCATTTGTCGGGCTCCGGCTCCATCGCGGACACGGCCGACGC
- the ureA gene encoding urease subunit gamma, with the protein MHLTPREQERLQLFTVAELARRRRARGRRLSAPEAIALICDEILEAAWDGLSLDEVIETAERVLTVDDVLDGVADIVTTVQVEALFPSGTSLVAVDRPIGPASAEGPGAVRTAETPIEINVGRPRTTLTIRNTGDRVVYISSHYPLHEANQALELDREAARGLRLDIAAGTALAFEPGEKREVVVIPASRKTRTTQERA; encoded by the coding sequence GTGCACTTGACCCCTCGTGAACAGGAACGGCTCCAGCTGTTCACCGTCGCCGAACTCGCGCGCAGGCGCCGCGCCCGCGGCCGCCGCCTGAGCGCCCCCGAAGCGATCGCCCTGATCTGCGACGAGATCCTGGAGGCCGCCTGGGACGGGCTGAGCCTGGACGAGGTGATCGAGACGGCGGAGCGGGTGCTCACCGTCGACGACGTGCTGGACGGGGTCGCCGACATCGTGACGACCGTGCAGGTGGAGGCGCTGTTCCCGAGCGGCACGTCCCTGGTCGCCGTCGACCGGCCGATCGGTCCCGCCAGCGCCGAGGGGCCGGGCGCCGTGCGGACCGCCGAGACTCCCATCGAGATCAACGTGGGGCGGCCGCGCACCACCCTCACCATCCGCAACACCGGCGACCGCGTCGTCTACATCTCCTCGCACTACCCGCTGCACGAGGCCAATCAGGCGCTGGAACTCGACCGCGAGGCCGCCCGCGGACTGCGGCTCGACATCGCCGCCGGCACCGCCCTCGCCTTCGAACCCGGCGAGAAGCGCGAAGTCGTCGTCATCCCCGCCAGCCGCAAGACCCGTACGACCCAGGAGCGCGCATGA
- a CDS encoding urease subunit alpha — MTSVDRRTYHALYGPTTGDRIRLGDTCLWVEVEADDGTPGDELLGGCGKTVRDGLLASPRSDRDSALDMVVAGVVLMDPVLGVRKTDIGIKDGRIVAVGGVGNPDVMDVEYAIDSHTSVVPGEGLIATPGVVDSHVHLSSPEVAPAALSAGVTTLVGMGLGGVWEIGCNPTHNLHTLMSAWQDTPLNIAFLARGSSSSRALLDEITLAGAGGFKIHEDFGATPRIIDTCLDTAEQADLPVALHTDSMNESGYLRDTLGATRGRTVHAYHVEGGGGHPDLLEILSEPNILPSSTTPTVPYTPNTVGELFPMTMTVHRQNHASASDVAISKGRIREHAIAAENALHDLGAISIVNSDSMGMGRIAETVRRTWQLAHVQALANGGGGVEHPDNARVLRYLAKITLNPALAHGLAHEVGTVQAGRMADLVLWDPKWFGSKPELVIKSGFVAWGNTGSGSGSTRLTQPRSYKPYFGSLGAAPARLAKVFVAEAALNDRAARAALPSGLSYAPIRDSRGLTRADMLHNTATPRVVVPREPAPVLVDGVETGTPAATVVPLAQLHHFA; from the coding sequence ATGACCAGCGTCGACCGCCGCACGTACCACGCCCTGTACGGGCCCACGACCGGCGACCGGATCCGGCTCGGCGACACCTGCCTGTGGGTGGAGGTCGAGGCCGACGACGGCACCCCCGGCGACGAACTCCTCGGCGGCTGCGGCAAGACGGTCCGCGACGGGCTCCTCGCCTCGCCGCGCTCGGACCGGGACTCCGCCCTCGACATGGTCGTCGCCGGGGTAGTCCTGATGGACCCGGTGCTCGGTGTGCGCAAGACCGACATCGGCATCAAGGACGGGCGGATCGTCGCCGTCGGCGGGGTCGGCAACCCGGACGTCATGGACGTCGAGTACGCCATCGACTCGCACACCTCCGTGGTGCCGGGGGAGGGGCTCATCGCCACACCCGGCGTCGTCGACAGCCACGTCCACCTGTCCTCGCCCGAGGTCGCGCCCGCCGCGCTGTCCGCCGGAGTCACCACGCTCGTCGGCATGGGGCTCGGCGGCGTCTGGGAGATCGGCTGCAACCCCACCCACAACCTGCACACCCTGATGAGCGCCTGGCAGGACACGCCGCTCAACATCGCCTTCCTGGCCCGCGGTTCGTCCAGCTCGCGGGCGCTGCTCGACGAGATCACCCTCGCCGGGGCCGGCGGCTTCAAGATCCACGAGGACTTCGGGGCGACCCCGCGCATCATCGACACCTGCCTGGACACCGCGGAGCAGGCCGACCTTCCGGTCGCGCTGCACACCGACTCCATGAACGAGTCGGGGTACTTGAGGGACACCCTCGGCGCCACCCGCGGCCGCACCGTGCACGCGTACCACGTGGAGGGCGGCGGCGGTCACCCCGACCTCCTGGAGATCCTCTCCGAGCCGAACATCCTGCCATCGTCGACGACACCCACCGTGCCGTACACCCCCAACACGGTCGGCGAGCTGTTCCCGATGACGATGACCGTGCACCGGCAGAACCACGCCTCCGCGAGCGACGTCGCCATCTCCAAGGGCCGGATCCGCGAGCACGCCATCGCCGCCGAGAACGCCCTGCACGACCTCGGCGCCATCTCCATCGTCAACTCCGACTCCATGGGCATGGGCCGGATCGCCGAGACCGTGCGCAGGACGTGGCAGCTCGCCCACGTCCAGGCGCTCGCGAACGGCGGCGGGGGAGTGGAACACCCCGACAACGCACGGGTGTTGCGCTACCTCGCGAAGATCACCCTCAACCCGGCGCTCGCGCACGGCCTCGCCCACGAGGTGGGCACCGTGCAGGCCGGGCGGATGGCGGACCTGGTGCTGTGGGACCCCAAGTGGTTCGGCAGCAAGCCCGAGTTGGTCATCAAGTCCGGATTCGTGGCGTGGGGCAACACGGGCTCGGGGTCGGGATCGACCCGACTGACCCAACCGCGTTCCTACAAGCCCTACTTCGGATCCCTTGGCGCCGCGCCCGCCCGGCTCGCCAAGGTCTTCGTCGCCGAGGCCGCGCTCAACGACCGCGCCGCGCGGGCGGCCCTGCCGAGCGGACTCTCGTACGCACCGATCCGCGACAGCCGCGGCCTGACCCGCGCCGACATGCTGCACAACACGGCGACGCCACGGGTCGTGGTGCCGCGCGAACCCGCGCCGGTCCTCGTCGACGGGGTCGAGACGGGGACACCGGCCGCCACCGTGGTGCCGCTCGCGCAGCTGCACCACTTCGCCTGA
- a CDS encoding amidohydrolase: MQLDLLVRNAHIRTLDPERPTAQALGVLNGVVVGLDEDVAGLPARRTLDAGGATVAPGFNDAHCHTAWFGLNLTQLDVSTARSVEDVYAAVAAHAEGLAPDAWVLGAGLDHNNCGGHWPHRDALDRAAGGRPVWIKHTSGHACVVNTPVLHAAGALEDGFRDPDGGVVSRDEHGRPDGLLEETAQSLAQRQVLPYPVETVADAVDAATRHYLTEGVTSFTEAGIGGGWIGQTPVELAAYQLARETGRLHTRAQLMAASDVLHPLTAHTDDDITLGLDLGMRTGFGDDTLSLGPVKIFLDGSLLGRTAAVTEPFCGCPHNEDRPTGYFQGDAGSMTDLVVAAHRSGWTVAAHAIGDRAVDLALDAFARAHKERPRPGVRHRIEHAGVVRPEQLARLAELGVVPVPQHNFLHTFGDAMAAALGPERTAWSYRMKSFTDLGLPVPGSSDRPVAPGAPLPAIQSMVVRLTETKVPYGPDEGVPVLAALRAWTEGSALATGFGGRKGRLAPGYLADLTVLDGDPVRTDPDRIGAIGVLATVVGGDPAHDPHKLTRTPARSGPPSAPATQAAPPQETP, translated from the coding sequence ATGCAGCTCGATCTGCTCGTCCGCAACGCCCACATCCGCACCCTCGACCCCGAACGGCCCACCGCCCAGGCGCTCGGCGTCCTGAACGGCGTCGTCGTCGGACTCGACGAGGACGTGGCCGGACTTCCCGCGCGCCGGACCCTCGACGCGGGCGGCGCCACCGTCGCCCCCGGCTTCAACGACGCGCACTGCCACACCGCCTGGTTCGGCCTGAACCTCACTCAACTCGACGTCTCCACGGCCCGCTCCGTCGAGGACGTGTACGCCGCCGTGGCCGCGCACGCAGAAGGGCTCGCCCCGGACGCCTGGGTGCTGGGCGCAGGCCTCGACCACAACAACTGCGGGGGCCACTGGCCGCACCGCGACGCCCTCGACCGCGCGGCGGGCGGTCGGCCCGTCTGGATCAAGCACACCTCGGGGCACGCCTGCGTCGTCAACACGCCCGTGCTGCACGCAGCCGGAGCGCTGGAGGACGGGTTCCGCGACCCGGACGGCGGAGTCGTCTCCCGCGACGAACACGGCCGCCCCGACGGCCTGTTGGAGGAGACCGCCCAGAGCCTCGCGCAGCGTCAGGTGCTGCCGTACCCGGTGGAGACCGTCGCCGACGCCGTCGACGCGGCGACCCGGCACTACCTCACCGAGGGTGTCACCAGCTTCACCGAGGCCGGGATCGGCGGCGGCTGGATCGGGCAGACGCCGGTCGAGCTGGCCGCGTACCAACTCGCCCGCGAGACCGGCCGATTGCACACCCGCGCCCAGCTGATGGCCGCCTCCGACGTGCTGCACCCGCTGACCGCGCACACCGACGACGACATCACCCTGGGGCTCGACCTCGGCATGCGCACCGGCTTCGGCGACGACACGCTCTCCCTCGGTCCGGTCAAGATCTTCCTGGACGGCTCGCTGCTCGGGAGGACGGCGGCCGTCACCGAGCCCTTCTGCGGCTGCCCCCACAACGAAGACCGGCCCACCGGCTACTTCCAGGGCGACGCCGGCTCCATGACCGACCTCGTCGTCGCCGCGCACCGCTCCGGCTGGACGGTGGCCGCGCACGCCATCGGCGACCGCGCCGTCGACCTGGCCCTCGACGCCTTCGCCCGCGCCCACAAGGAACGGCCCCGGCCTGGCGTCCGCCACCGTATCGAGCACGCCGGTGTCGTCCGCCCCGAGCAGCTCGCCCGCCTCGCCGAACTCGGCGTCGTGCCCGTCCCGCAGCACAACTTCCTGCACACCTTCGGCGACGCCATGGCCGCCGCACTCGGCCCCGAGCGCACCGCCTGGTCGTACCGCATGAAGTCCTTCACCGACCTCGGCCTGCCCGTCCCCGGCAGCTCCGACCGGCCCGTGGCGCCCGGCGCGCCGCTGCCCGCGATCCAGTCGATGGTCGTGCGCCTGACCGAAACAAAGGTGCCGTACGGTCCGGACGAAGGCGTTCCGGTCCTTGCCGCGCTGCGCGCCTGGACCGAGGGCTCCGCCCTCGCCACCGGCTTCGGCGGGCGCAAGGGGCGGCTCGCCCCCGGGTATCTGGCCGACCTCACCGTCCTGGACGGCGACCCCGTCCGCACGGACCCCGACCGCATCGGCGCGATCGGCGTCCTCGCCACCGTCGTGGGCGGCGACCCCGCCCACGACCCGCACAAGCTCACCCGCACTCCCGCACGCTCCGGTCCCCCTTCCGCTCCGGCCACCCAGGCCGCCCCTCCCCAGGAGACCCCGTGA
- a CDS encoding MFS transporter, translating to MSTTTKPPVKDIRRLLFAAFSGTALEWYDYFLYGTAAALVFNKLFFTDMNAAAGTLASFGTFAVGFVARPIGAAIFGHVGDRYGRKVSLIITVVMMGATTGCIGLLPTYGTIGIWAPILLTVLRFVQGISVGGEWSGAMLLTLEHTPKEKHGSYSSVPQLGSPVGTLMSSGAFAVVGMLPDDAFYSWGWRLPFLAAFPLLGFALYLRVRIEESPVFRAMQEDAEREGPPPAPLIEAFRRTWGRMVVGVGVALLGVGGFFLMTTFIISYGTGELGIDKQTMLNATVVGALVEIVVIIAGGRLADRIGSWKVCAIGAAVTMVAAFPAFWLVDTKQTPLVYLGVALGIGALSIPYGPIGAVVASLFPEEFRYSAVAMSYNLAGVLGGFIPLIAASVTGAADGASWGAALLLVVVAACTVAGAVAAGTVLRRHGSLPSSDTLNAKVAA from the coding sequence GTGAGCACGACCACCAAGCCCCCGGTGAAGGACATCAGAAGGCTGTTGTTCGCCGCGTTCAGCGGCACCGCCCTGGAGTGGTACGACTACTTCCTCTACGGCACCGCCGCCGCGCTCGTCTTCAACAAGCTGTTCTTCACCGACATGAACGCGGCCGCGGGCACCCTCGCCTCCTTCGGCACCTTCGCCGTCGGCTTCGTCGCCCGGCCCATCGGCGCCGCGATCTTCGGCCACGTCGGCGACCGCTACGGGCGCAAGGTGTCCCTCATCATCACCGTCGTCATGATGGGCGCCACCACCGGCTGTATCGGCCTGCTGCCCACGTACGGCACCATCGGCATCTGGGCGCCGATCCTGCTCACCGTCCTCCGCTTCGTCCAGGGCATCTCCGTCGGCGGGGAGTGGTCGGGCGCGATGCTGCTCACGCTCGAGCACACCCCGAAGGAGAAGCACGGCAGCTACTCCTCCGTGCCCCAACTCGGCTCACCCGTTGGCACGTTGATGTCCAGCGGCGCCTTCGCCGTCGTCGGCATGCTGCCCGACGACGCCTTCTACTCCTGGGGCTGGCGGCTGCCGTTCCTCGCCGCGTTCCCGCTGCTCGGCTTCGCGCTCTACCTGCGCGTACGCATCGAGGAGTCCCCGGTCTTCCGTGCGATGCAGGAGGACGCGGAGCGCGAAGGGCCGCCGCCCGCGCCGCTCATCGAGGCGTTCCGCCGCACCTGGGGCCGCATGGTCGTCGGCGTCGGAGTCGCGCTCCTCGGTGTCGGCGGCTTCTTCCTCATGACCACGTTCATCATCAGCTACGGCACCGGCGAACTCGGCATCGACAAACAGACGATGCTCAACGCGACGGTGGTCGGCGCCCTCGTCGAGATCGTGGTCATCATCGCCGGCGGACGGCTCGCCGACCGCATCGGCTCGTGGAAGGTGTGTGCCATCGGCGCCGCCGTCACGATGGTGGCCGCGTTCCCCGCCTTCTGGCTCGTCGACACCAAGCAGACCCCGCTGGTGTACCTCGGTGTCGCACTCGGTATCGGCGCGCTCTCCATCCCGTACGGCCCGATCGGCGCGGTCGTCGCCTCGCTCTTCCCCGAGGAGTTCCGCTACAGCGCCGTCGCCATGTCGTACAACCTCGCCGGCGTCCTCGGGGGCTTCATCCCGCTCATCGCGGCCTCGGTCACCGGCGCCGCGGACGGCGCCTCGTGGGGCGCCGCACTGCTCCTCGTCGTCGTGGCCGCCTGCACCGTCGCCGGGGCCGTCGCGGCCGGCACGGTACTGCGCCGGCACGGCTCCCTTCCCTCCAGCGACACACTGAACGCAAAGGTTGCAGCATGA